Below is a window of Arthrobacter sp. SLBN-112 DNA.
AGTTGGTCATAGGGAGGTAGTCAGTCTCCCGCATGGGTGCGAGGTGATTTTCCCAGCGCTGCTTGTAGTCCTGGAGTTCTTCAAAGTACTCCGTGCCGTGGTAATCACGGCCGTCGCCCAGTTGCTCACGCAGCAGGGCCAGAGAGCTCTTTGCGTCACCGACGATGCCGACCTCGACAGGGTAGTTGCGTCCAATCTCAAAGCCATCGATGTCGATCTGGACGAGCTTGGTCTTGGCAGGGATGTTGAAGGTGATCCCCTCTTTGTAGGAAGAGGTGATGCGGTCGCTAAAGCGGCATCCGACGGCGAGGACGACGTCGGCCTGGGTGGTCATTCGGTTGCCCGGGATAGACCCCATGTCCCCGCAGGGCCACGCGTAGAGATCGTGGTCGGCGGGCAACGCGCCCTTACCCATGAAGGAGTGCGTCACAGGCGCGCCCAGCCGTTCGGCGACCGAGCGCAGTTCCTCACTCGCTTCGGCTGCAATGACGCCACCGCCGGCAAGAATGACGGGGCGCTTGGCCGACGCCAACAGGGCCGCTGCTTCAGCAATGGTCCTGGCATCACCTGTAGGCCGAGTGCGGGGACGCCGGTGACCAGGAACGTGCACGTATGTGCCGAACTCGGCCTGCAGGTCCTGGGGGACATCAACCAGAACAGGTCCCTTTCGGCCCTCATTCATGGTGTTGAACGCCTGAGCCATGACCGTGGGGATCTGCTCGAGGCGGCTTGGCTGCCACCAGCGCTTGACGACAGGTTCGGCCATGCGAGGGAAGTTGTTGCCATGGGGTCGGTCGATTTCCTGGAGCACGCCGCGGTTTTCCATGTAGGTGTGGACGGCGCCGGTGATGAGGATGAACGGCTGGGAGTCGGCGAAGGCCGTTACCAGGCCGGTCAGCGTATTCGTGGCGCCGGGGCCGATAGAGGTGCACACGGCTGCAATTTTGCCCGAGGCCCTGTAGTAACCGTCGGCCATGTGCGCAGCACCCTGCTCGTGCATTGCAGGTATCACCTGGATTTCGTCTGAACGGTCGACGAAGGCGTCCAGAAGGGCGGTGTTGCCGTGGCCGGGCACCGCGAAGACTCGATCAACGCCTTCGCGGATAAGGCAGTCGACAATCATCTGTCCGCCGGTCAGCTGCTTCTCAGTCATTGTGGTTGCTTCCTGTAAGTACGGGTGTTATCGGTAGAAATTGGTTCTGACGTACCGCGGCCCAGTGCTGGCTTGCCCCAGGCACGATGTGCTCAGCAACGCGGAAGGCGTTTGCTGCGATCGTCAGGGCCGGGTTCATCACGGGTAGCGATGGGAAGAAGGACGAGTCAACGACGAAGAGGTTGTCGACATCGTGGGTGCGGCAGGTCGAATCGAGCACCGAGGTCCGGGGGTCTTCCCCAGCCTTGATGGTTCCTGCCTGATGGGAGTTCACGGCGATCCCCGTGGTCTCGCTGAAGATCATCGGGTAGCCCATCTTGTGCAGAATCCGTTTAACCTCCTTTACGAGAAGCTGATGGGCACGGACGTTGTTCGGTGTCCAGTTGATCTGGATTCCCTTGTCGTCTCGGAGGGTTACACGGTTCTCAGGGTCCGGCAGGTCTTCAGTGAACAGCCACCAGTCGAGGCTGTGCCCGGCGGCGATGTCCAACGCCCATTTGGGGATGAGGGGTTTTTGCCCAACCAGCATGGCACCTTGGAGTTTGCCGATGAGCTGAACGTGGCCGAGAGGATAGGGAAAGTCTTGGGTGCCCTTAAGCAGGTAGTCATTGAAGTAGAGCGTTTTTTGGAACTCAACTTTGTTACGCTGCGGGTGGAATGCCACCATGATGCTGTTGTTGTGCACCATGTAGTTTCGCCCGACCATTCCCGAAGAATTGGCAAGCCCGTTGGGGTGTTTATCATTCGCCGACCTCAGCAGCAGGGCCGCTGAGTTCACCGCACCACACGAAACCACGACCTTGCCGGCTTCGATGACGATGCTCTTCCCGCCGACAGTGACCTGCACGCCGGTAGCCGTCTGCCCCGAACTCTCCGTCAAGACCTTCTCGGCGTAGGCCCCGGTGAGAATCTCGACCGTGCCGCTTTCAAGAGCTGGCCGGACGCAAGCGATGTCGGCGTCCATTTTTGCAAGGACCCGGCAAGGGAATCCGTCGCAGGTGCGGCAACGAATGCAGGTGCCGCCCTGCCTCAAGTCGATGCCCAGGGGAATATTGGACGGAGTCAGTCCCTGCCGGCGCAAGCCATCCGCAACTTTTTGAATTTCGGGTTCGTGCCCAATCGCGGGGTACGGGAACGGTTCATCCCTAGGCAAAGTGGGATCGTCAGTGTGATCACCGTGGACTCTGTAGACATGCTCCGCCCGTGAATAGTAAGGGGAAAGGTCGTTGTAGCCGAAAGGCCACTGAGGGGATATGCCTTCCTCGTGCTCGGAGGCGGCAAAGTCTTCACGGCGGAAACGGACCAACGACGAACCGTAGAACTTGGTATTGCCTCCCACGTAGTAGTACGTCCCGGGACTGAAGGCCTCCCCAGACGAGGAGTACCACTTCTCAGCGTTCTTGTACCGGCCCTGCTCAAAGACGGCGTCCGGATTCCAGTTCTGCGGCTCCTGCGGTACGAATCCTCCGCGTTCGATAAGCAAAATGCTGGCCCCGCTGTCCTTCAATGCATAGGCGAGGGTGCCTCCACCCATGCCACTGCCGACGATGACAACGTCATAGCTCGACTTCGTGGGAGCATGCGCCTGCAAAGGAGTCTGAACAGTCATTATCTTTTGAACCTCTCGATTTTCTAGCCGGTTGATGCGCGTATAAGCGGTATCTGCTCGATGCCTTCGTGCTGCTCATGCTGCCGCGAGCCCCATCACCTATAAGCAAGAGTACAGGGAATATTCAATTACTCAAGCCTACCCTTGTGCTCGGACACTCAAAGAGTCCAACATAACCATCATTTGGTGATCACCATCACATCCAATGTGGATCTAGTGTACGATCGTACTTATTAGTTGTCTAGTGTACGTACGTACGTATCGTGGACTTGGCGAGAATTTAGTTCCGTATAGAAGCTGCAGGAGTTATGGACTAGAAGGGCCCTTCAATGAGCGATGAAGAACATCTGGAACCGCCCACGCCCCTTATTCGCCACTCCGGCCCAAGAAAACGGAGGTTTGACCCGAGACGAAAAGACCGAATAGTAGACGCTGCCCTCGTTGTCCTCACAGCAAACGGCGTGGTAGGAACTACCCTGCGAGGCATCGCTGTTGAGGCCGATGTCCCGTTGGGGTCCTTGACCTATCACTTCTCTGGAATGCAGGATTTGCTCAAGGCCGTGTTCAGGAAGTTTGTCGCGGTCAAGCTCGAACGCCTGGAGCGCCATCTCGCCAACTGCCGCAGTCGAGCCGAGGCGACCCGCCAAATAATGGCAATGATCAACGAAGACGCCTCCCGGCCGGAGGCCGGACTGGCCCTTTCAAGCGAGTTCCAGGCTATGGTTCTGCGTGACTCCGACTTCTTAGCATTGGCCAGCGAGTGGATTGAAGGTAGCTCCCGAATCCTTGAACCCCATTTTGGCCCGGAGGCGGCTCAACTTCTGGAATCACTGATGGTCGGCCTGGCATTCCGAAAATACACATCACCGGAAGATTGGCCGGAAGGCCTTCTGGGTATATGTACTCAGCTCGGAACCTTTGGTCCCGGAACGCCCACTCCATGGGCGTAAGGCGGCCGCCCAGACCTCACGCCCGCCGAGTAGTTACCTTCAATTACTCTCACATCGGCAACGGGCAGACAGACTGCGCTCCGGCTAAGCAAACCCGTTCGTCTCAACCGGAAACCAAAGGGAGCCCACGGCCAAGGCCATCCAGCATCTGGCTTAGCGAGGATTCGCGCCGTCGGAGAAAAACAAGCCGAGTCCCTGAGGTTCCACGGCGAAATTCTCCGGTTCGACGCCGTCCAGCAGCTTGTCGACTGCGTCGGCGACCATCGTGCGGTCGTAGTCTTGGGGCTCGAAGGCTCGATGTATCGATAGCCCCTCGACGAGGGCATCGAGCTGCCGGGCCACCGTTGAATCGAAGTGCCGTTCAAAGGCCGTCCTGCTGCGCATCATCCAGTCATGCGTTAGATGCCGGAACTCCTGCTTGCGCGCTGCAAGAGTGTATAGCTCAAGCGTCAACACCAATGCGTCGCGGTCTCCATAGGTGTCCTGCACGATCATCTCTACCACGGCCTTCTTGACATCATCTGCGGACGAGGCCTCGTTCATTCTCCGCTCGAACCTGTCACTGATCCTGGTGGCGAACAGGGTCAGCGCTTCATGGAGAAGCTCGTCTATTCCGGCGAAATGGTAGGTCATGGAACCCAACGGCACGTTCGCCAAGGCAGCAATCTTCCGGTGCGATGTACCGGCGACCCCTTCGGCAGCTATCAATTCCAAAGTAGCTTCGAGGATGCGATTCCGGCGTTCCGGATCAAACCTTCGAGTCATTGACCCATTCCTCCACAGATCGGACGGGTTTTGCCGGCACACCAAGAGCAACAACTCCTGCAGGAATGTCATGGGTGACCACCGAACCGGCACCTACAACACTATCTTCTCCGATGGTGACCCCTGGGAGGACGATAACTCCGGCGCCCAACCACACATTGTCACCAATGACGATCGGTTTGGCCGCCTCAAGTTTGTCCCGCCGAGGTCCCGCAGCCACAGGGTGTGTAGGAGTCAGCAGTTGGACGTTAGGGCCAATCTGACAATCCTTCCCGATGCTGATGGAAGCTACATCCAGCGCCGTCAGGTTGTAGTTAATGAACGTGCCGTCACCTATCGAGATATTGGCTCCATAGTCGACATAGATAGGCGCGCGAACATGGACGTCCCCGCCCACGTGACCCAAAAGCTCCCTCATAACCGCTTGGGCCCCTTCTGCATCCTCGAGAAAAGCCGCTTGGAACTTCCCCGCCAAGCTGATGGCCCGCTGCTGTCGTTTGGAAATCTCAGGGTCATCAGACATGTACAGATCACCGGCAGCCATACGTTCGTAATTCGTTCTCGGATCGCCGGAGAAGTAGTCGTGGGCCATGTGTACAACTGTACTAAAAGCCGTCTGGTTCGTCCTCGGCACGACCACGAATTCACGGGTGCGGAGGCGGCCAAAGGCTGCATCACCATGGCGACAGCGCAACACATGCGGACTACCAGCAGTTCGGGCACTCCTAGACCGCCTCCCGTATCGCTGACCGGTTCGATGTGGGTGCCGCGTGTCCGCGCGCGGCAGGCCGTCGACTATGGACCCTGACGGGATCGGAAGCGCCTTACGCCCCGTACCAAGCACGGATGCAGGTCACTGTCACAAGAGCAGCGCCACGAGCTCTCCAAGTCGCCCGAACAGGTCGGGGAGGCCGCGCACACCGTTGCGTACGGACTCGTGCGAGAGCGCGAGGTCAGGGCCGGTGCTCGACTCGACACCGGCGAGGCACCGGAGGATGTTCCACCTCGTGTGCCCCAACCAGCCGCCGATCATAAAGACAAACCAGCCTGGACCTGGCGGCGGCAGCACTCCGCCTCCCGCGACATAGCCGTCGAGAACGGAGCGGAAAATGGCGGGCTCGATGTCCTCCAAGCCGGGTCCCTTTGCCAGGCTCAGCGCGGTCGAGCCGAGTTCACTGGACAAATCGAGCATCCCCGAGAGCTCCCAGTCGAGCACCACCGGCCGCCCCTCTCGAGCGAGCAGATTCCACGGTTGGATGTCCCTGCGGGTCAGCACGACGGGGCCACGCCGTTCGCAGGCTTCGACGAAGTGGGCAATCGCGAGGAACGTCTCGACTTGAGAGGCAAGCTCACCGGCCCACGGCTGTCCGGTTGCCGTCGCCCGCGCGGCGAGCTCGGACCAGTCTTGTGACGCCGGGTCCTCGATCGATACATTCGTCCACGGGACGTCGAGCGCATGGATGCGAGCGAGGGGGCGAGGCCCGTTCGACATCTTCGTATTGCTCGCGCCCGAGCTAAAACATTTCAGTCCGCCCCAGCAAGAGGAACTGGCAGGACCAACTGAGCCATGGCGTCTTGAAAAGCAACAGTTTTTCGAGACAAGGACGTGGTGTCGATGAGGATCGAAGGAACCGGCGGCCTGCCGGTCCGCCGCGTGTCTTGAAAAGATGTATCACCGCGAATCGTCTCAGATGGGTGCTGACTGGGGGCTTCTGAGGCAAAATGGGCCGATTGAGACAACTTGGGTATACGCGTGTGAGTAAGTCGGGTCAGGACGCGAAGCTGCAGCTCGACGCGCTTGTCGATGCCGGAGTGCAGAAGCGTGATGTTTTCGCTGACGTCACGTCCGGAACCAAGGCAGAACACGGTGAACCTGCTGCGGGAACGCGGTGTGTACCTGAGATCCACTTCGGACGGTATTGACCCCACAACAGCGTCGGGCGAGCTGATGCTGAACATGCTTGCGACTTTGGCCGAGTACGAGCGGGAGCTGATCGTCGAACGCGTGAACGCGTGAACGCGGGCATTGCCGCGGCGCGGCAGGGCGGAACCCGGTTCGGCCAGCCACTCTCCGACCCGGTCGTGATAGCCGACAAACTTCGGATCGTGACCGACGCGCGGGGCAAGGGGGACCTGCTCCGAAATCAACGAACATCCGACTGCATGTCTCAACTATGGATCCTTTATGGAGACAGTCGGTTTGTTGCGCCTATGGCTTGTGGTTCACGGCGCTCTGTGACGGCGTTTTGGCGGCGCTAAATGTCGCGCCTCCTGACGCTAGTAAGCAGAAGAGATCAGATCTAGGAGCAGACAGGGGCTCTAAGCGGTTCTTTCGAGGTCGGGTGATGATGCGTTCTCCCGCTCCTCCAACGCCCCAGTTACCGATGCGGTGAGGCTGTTGGCGATGTGGGTGCGGGCCAGTTCTGCTGCGCCGGGTCCGTCTCCGGCGGTGACGAGTTCCAGGATCTGGTGGTGCTGGTTCAGGTCGATGGTGCGGGGCTCATCACCGGAAGGCAGTTCCAAGCCGATGCGCCGGTAGCGGTCCGACTTGTCCCACAGATCGTCCAGGAGCTTGATGAGGGTGGCGTTGTGCGAAGCGGTGTAAACGGCGCGGTGGAACTCACGGTGGGCGATGATGGCATCCTCGCCCCACACTTTAGTGACGGGCAACAGCTTCTCGGCGGCAGCGCGCATCATGGCAACATCGTCGTCGGTCCGGCGGTAGGCGGCCAGTTCGGTTGCTGACGGCTCCAAGGAGAGGCGGACTTCCAGGAGCTCGCGGGCTTCGGCGGCGCTCATGTCGGCCACCTTGGAGTCGCGGTGGGTGTCCATAGTGATCAGGCCCTCGCTTGAGAGCCGGCGGATCGCTTCACGCAGGGGGGTGATGCTCATCTGCATGTTCTCGGCCAACTCGTACTGGGAAATGCGCGAGCCAGGGGCTAAGGCGCCGGAGAGGATCATCTGGCGCAATTCGCTGTACGCGAGGCTGCCCTTGCTCGAAAAGACGTTGGTACTCATCTGTCGCTCCAAATCTGCCGGGAGTCGCCCGTTCCCCTTAGTATAGCCCCGTCAGGAAACATCTTATAAGAAATCTGCTCGCTGGGCTTGTGCTCCCGGTCACGGGCAAGCTAACCTCGATTCAACGTCTTATAAGATATTTGATACCAGCTGCTGCAGGTGATGAGACCCTCGGGCAAGTTCCGAGCATCCATCTTATAAGAAATAAGATCCGACCAAGAGAGATTCAAAGATGAAAATCGTTTCCGCCCACGTAGGCACCATCCCCATCAGTTCCTCCATCCGGAACGCGTTCATTGACTTCACCAAGATGGACTGCACAATCATCGCGCTCGTCTCCGATGTCTTCGTTGACGGCAACCCGCTGGTCGGCTACGGGTTCAACTCCAACGGCCGCTACAACGCGACGGGCATCTTGCAGGACCGCATCCTGCCGCGCCTGATGGATGCTCCTGCCGAGGATCTCATGGATGAGAACGGCGAACTGTCACCGGAAAAGGCATGGGACATCATGATGTCCAACGAAAAGCCCGGTGGCCACGGCGAACGGTCGGTCGCCGTCGGCGTGGCCGACATGGCCCTGCACGACCTCGCCGCAAAGATCGCCGGTGTCCCCTTGTACCGCTGGATCTCGGACCACTACGGTGACGGCAATCCGGACAAGGACGTCTTCGTTTATGCCGCCGGCGGCTACTACGCCCCCGGCAAGACCTTGGAAGACCTGCAGAACGAAATGCGCGGCTTCCTTGACCAGGGCTACAACATTGTCAAGATGAAGATCGGCGGCGCCGACCTGGCAGAGGACCTTCGCCGCATCGAGGCCGTGATCGAGGTCCTCGACGGCGATGCGTCCCGCCTGATGGTGGACGTCAACGGCAAGTTCGACCTGGACACCGCCCTGGAATATGGAAAAGCCATCGATAAGTACGGACTGTTCTGGTACGAAGAAGTCGGCGACCCGCTGGACTACGCCCTGAACGCCACCCTTTCCGAGCACTACCGGAACAGCATCGCCACGGGAGAGAACCTGTTCTCCCTCCAGGACGCACGGAACCTGGTCCGCTACGGCGGCATGCGCCCGGACCGGGACTTCATCCAGGTCGACCCGGCCCTGAGCTACGGCCTCACCGAATACCGCCGGATCCAGGACATGCTTGCCCAGCACGGCTGGTCCTCCCGCCGCTGCATCCCCCACGGCGGACACCAGTTCTCCCTGCACATCGCCGCAGCCCTCAAGCTCGGCGGCAACGAGTCCTACCCCGGCGAATTCCAGCCCACCGGCGGCTTCACCGACGACGCAGTCGTCGTCAACAGCCGCGTAGCCCCCGGCGACCTGCCCGGCATTGGCCTGGAAGGCAAGGCCGAGTTCTACAAGGTCCTGCGCGGCCTGCACGAGTAAACCACCCACACCTGTCTGGTCCCGGGCAGCAGAACTGCCCGGGACCAGGCAACCACCCCAAACTTCTCTGTCTGACGTGCAAAGGAGCACCCAAGATGTCTTCCCACACTGTGCAGGACCACCAGCATTCCCCACACCCGCCCAAACAGTCGTCCCGGTTCGGGCGTCTGATCCGTGAACTCTGGTTCCAGGTACTCCTCGGAGGAGTCCTCGGCATCCTCGTAGGCATGTTCATCCCGCAGGTCGGCTCGCAGCTGACCCCTCTCAGCGACTGGTTCATCGCCCTGGTCAAGATGATCATCATCCCGGTCGTCTTCTGCGTCGTCACCCTCGGCGTTGCGTCCATGGACAGCCTCCGCAAAGCAGGACGAATCGGCATCAAGGCCCTTGGTTACTTCATCGTCCTCTCCCTCATCTCGATGCTCATCGGCCTGCTCGTCGCCAACATCTTCCACCCCGGCGACGGCATGAACATCGACGTGTCCAAGCTGAACGCCGACAAGATCCCCGGCGCCGGCAAGAGCTTTGACGGCATCGAGTTCGTCAACAGCCTGATCCCCACGTCATTCTTCGGCGCCCTCACCAGCAGCGCCATCCCGGCCGCCCTCCTGGTCTCCATCGTCTTCGGCGCAGCACTGAACCTCTCGGGCGAATCCGGTGTCCTGCTCACCGGCGGCATCCGCGCCCTATCCACCGTTATTTTCCGGATCGTTGGCTGGCTCATGCGCCTGGCACCCATCGGCACCTTCGGCGCCCTCGCCGCTACCGTGGCCAAGTACGGGGCTACCAGCCTTCAGCAGCTCGGCTTCCTCATCCTGCTCTTCACCGCCACCTGCATCGTTTACGTCCTCGTCGTCCTCGGCATCATCGCCCGGACCTGCGGCCTGAACATCTTCACCGTCATGCGCTACTTCAAAGACGAGCTCCTGATCGCCTTGGCAACATGCTCAAGCGAGGCCGTGCTCCCGCAGGTCATGAAGAAGCTCGAAAACATGGGCGTCGGCAAGCCGACCGTCGGCATCGTCATTCCGTCCGCGTTCTCCTTCAACCTCGACGGATCCGCGATCTACCTGACCATGGCATCCGTCTTCCTGGCCCAGGCCGTCGGGATCCACCTCTCCTGGGAACAGCAGCTGGCCATGGTCGGCATCATGATGATTTCCAGCAAGGGAACAGCCGGCGTCGCCGGCGGAGCCTTCATCGTGCTCGCCGGCTCCCTGGGAGCCGTCAGCGCGATCCCCACCGCGGCCCTCGCGCTCATCGTCGGCGTTGACCGCCTCCTGAACGAAGGCCGCGTCTTCATCAACGTCATCGGCAACGTGCTGGCAACAGTCGTCGTCGGCAAATGGGAGAAAGACTTCGACCTGGAACAGGCCCGCAACGTGATACACGCATCGGGTCGAAAGAAAAACGAACTTCCGGCAAGGACGGCCGACCACGTCGAGACCGAGACGGTCGACGCCCACTAAACCCTGTCAGGGCCGCCTCTCTCCCCGGGGGGCGGCCCTGCCCAGTGTGCACTTCACCCAGCACCAGCCCACCGCTATACCGACGAGGAACACCACACCATGGCCCGGCGCATACTCATCACTACCGACTACCTGCACGCCGGAGATGCCGTCTACGACCTCCTCTGCGACCATGGCCTGGAACCCGTCTACGCACCGTCCAAAGGCTCACGGACACTGGAGGAACGCCGCTCGTTGTTCGGGGGCATATCCGGCGCGATCCTCGCCAGCGAACCGGTCACAGCGGACATGCTCTCCGCCGCCGCATCCCTGAAAGTCATCGCCCGCAGCGGCGTGGGCTACGACTCCATCGACGTCCAGGCCGCGGCCGCACAAGGAATCAGGGTCTGCAACGCCCCCGGAACAAACCACCACTCGGTCGCCGAATTGGCCATCGGACTGATCATCATGTCCGCACGCCATCTCGCGGACGTTACCACCGCTGTCCGCCAGGGCGGCTGGCCCCGGGAAGCCGGCCACGAACTGCGCGCATCCACTCTCGGCATCATCGGCTTCGGTCCCAGCGGACGCGCCACCGCGAACCTGGGCGCAGCCCTGGGCATGAACGTCCTGGTCAGCACCGCCCACCCGGACCCAGCAAACACCACGTTCCAGTTCACGGATCTTGACACCGTCATCGCCGGCGCGGACTACCTCTCCCTGCATACCCGCGGAAGCCAAAGCACCGGCAAACTCATCGACGCGCCCCGGCTGCAAACAATGAAACCCACCGCCGTCCTTATCAACACCGGCCGCGGCTCCCTCGTGGACGAAGAGGCCCTGGCCGAGGCACTCTCCGTCGGCACCATCGGCGGCGCCGCGCTGGACGTACTCGAGAGCGAACCCCTACCCGACGACAGCCCCCTACGCGGCCTGGAGAATGTGCTCATCACCTCCCACCTCGCCGGACAAACGATCGAGGCACGGGCACGGGCCGGCCTGGCTGCCGCACACGCCGTCATAGACGTCCTCGAAAACCGCGAACCGGCCCACCCGGTCGACCGCTAACCCCAAACACCCGACAAAGACGAAGAAGGTTCCCTGATGTCGAAACCCCACCGCATCGCAGTCATTCCCGGCGACGGAATCGGCACCGAAGTCGTGCCCGAAGGCCTGCGCGTCCTGGACGCCGCAGCCTCAGCCTTCGACCTGAACCTCAAATACGAGCACTTCGACTACGCCTCGGCTGACTACTACACCCGGCACGGCAAAATGCTGCCCGACGGGTGGTTTGAGGAACTGAACCAGTTCGACTCCATCTTCTTCGGCGCCGTCGGCTGGCCCGACGTCGTCCCTGACCACGTATCGCTGTGGGGAAGCCTGCTGCAGTTCCGCCGCCATTTCGACCAGTACGTCAGCCTGCGCCCGGTCAAGCTCCTTCCCGGGGTGCCCAGCCCCCTCACCGGGCGTGCCCCTGGCGACGTGGACTTCTACGTCGTGCGCGAAAACACCGAAGGCGAATACTCCAGCATCGGTGGGAAAATCTTCGAAGGCACCGACCGCGAAACCGTGGTCCAGGAAACCGTCATGACCCGCACCGGCGTGGACCGGATCCTCAAGTACGCCTTCGACCTCGCCCAAAGCCGGCCCAGGAAGCACCTGACCTCCGCCACGAAGAGCAACGGCATCTCCATCACCATGCCCTACTGGGACGAGCGCGTGGAAGCCATGGCGAAGGGTTTCACGGACCTGAAGGTGGACAAATACCACATCGACATCCTCGCGGCGAACTTCGTCATGCACCCGGACTGGTTCGACGTCGTCGTCGCCAGCAACCTCTTCGGCGACATCCTTTCCGACCTGGGCCCGGCGTGCACAGGGACCATCGGCATCGCCCCCAGCGGCAACATCAACCCAGAACGCCGGTTCCCCAGCCTCTTCGAGCCCGTCCACGGCTCCGCGCCGGACATTGCCGGCAAGGGCATCGCCAACCCCATCGGCCAGATCTGGTGCGCCGCAATGATGCTGGACCACCTGAGGGAACCCGAGGCCGCTGCCGCCATCACCACCGCCATGGAAACCGTGCTCGCCGATGGACTTCAGGCACTCACACCGGACATGGGCGGCAATGCCACCACAAAGGAACTGGGCGAAGCCGTGGCATCGGCCCTGACTGCATCATGACCCCCTCGACCGGCCCCAGCAACGGGCGCCCACCCGCCGTCGGAGAGCGGATCATGCTCCGACAGCACCTCCACTGGCGACGGCTCATAGGAGCGACCGTTCAGATCCGCCAGCACGGCCAACTCATCCGCACCGGAATCGTGGATGACGCGATGTCAGACTCCACAGCGCTCTGGATCGCAGGCGACGCCACCCAACCACGCACCACGTACGAAGCCGCGCACGGGATCGAGGTGTGGGCCCACCCGGAAGAAGCCGAAGACGGGATCTGCTACCGGACGACATCGACAGCACCATCACATGACTGACCTAGCACGGAGACCCATGACCCAGCCCACCTACATGCCCCAAAGCACCGACGACACCTCCTACTCCACCCCGGTCCTGAGGAATGTGCTCCCGGGCTTCGTCCTTGAACGCAATATCCCCGCAGAGATCGCCCGTTCCTGGCTGCTGGTCAATGCCATGAAGCCGGAACTCTTTGACCAGTCGGCCGTGTCCCGGGCTGACTCGATCATCCTGGATATTGAAGACGCGGTGGACCCGTCGCAGAAGGACCAGGCCCGGAACAACGTCATCGACTGGCTGACCGCCGGCGGCCAGGCCTGGGTCCGGATCAACGATGCCACCAGCCCGTTCTGGGCTGACGACCTCGCGGGCCTGCGCGGCACCCCGGGCCTGCTCGGTGTCATGCTCGCCAAGACCGAATCGGCTGACCAGGTGACCGAGAGCTTCCACCGCATGGACGGCAACACCCCCGTCATCCCCCTGGTGGAATCCGCCATCGGCATCGAGGAAGCCAACCACATCGCCAAGGCCCAGGGCGCGTTCCGTTTGGCCTTCGGTTCCGGCGACTTCCGCCGCGATACCGGCATGGCCGCCACCCCGGAAGCGATGGCCTACCCGCGCGCCAAGCTGGTCGTCGCCAGCCGCGTGGGCAACCTGCCCGGCCCCATCGACGGCCCCACCGTCGGCACCAACCACCCCATCCTGCGCGAGCAGACCGGCATCACGGTGATGATGGGCATGACCGGCAAGCTTTGCCTGGCCATTGACCAGACCCCGGTGATCAACGAGGTCATCAGCCCCACGCCGTCCGACGTCGCGTGGGCCACCGACTTCATGAACGACTTCGAGGCCAACGGCCGCGTTATCCGTGACGGCTCCGACCTGCCCCGCCTGGGCCGCGCCGAGAAGATCATGAAACTCGCCGTCGCCTTTGGGGTGCAGCCTGCCCACTAACGCCCCGGCCGG
It encodes the following:
- a CDS encoding cation:dicarboxylate symporter family transporter, producing the protein MSSHTVQDHQHSPHPPKQSSRFGRLIRELWFQVLLGGVLGILVGMFIPQVGSQLTPLSDWFIALVKMIIIPVVFCVVTLGVASMDSLRKAGRIGIKALGYFIVLSLISMLIGLLVANIFHPGDGMNIDVSKLNADKIPGAGKSFDGIEFVNSLIPTSFFGALTSSAIPAALLVSIVFGAALNLSGESGVLLTGGIRALSTVIFRIVGWLMRLAPIGTFGALAATVAKYGATSLQQLGFLILLFTATCIVYVLVVLGIIARTCGLNIFTVMRYFKDELLIALATCSSEAVLPQVMKKLENMGVGKPTVGIVIPSAFSFNLDGSAIYLTMASVFLAQAVGIHLSWEQQLAMVGIMMISSKGTAGVAGGAFIVLAGSLGAVSAIPTAALALIVGVDRLLNEGRVFINVIGNVLATVVVGKWEKDFDLEQARNVIHASGRKKNELPARTADHVETETVDAH
- a CDS encoding mandelate racemase/muconate lactonizing enzyme family protein, with translation MKIVSAHVGTIPISSSIRNAFIDFTKMDCTIIALVSDVFVDGNPLVGYGFNSNGRYNATGILQDRILPRLMDAPAEDLMDENGELSPEKAWDIMMSNEKPGGHGERSVAVGVADMALHDLAAKIAGVPLYRWISDHYGDGNPDKDVFVYAAGGYYAPGKTLEDLQNEMRGFLDQGYNIVKMKIGGADLAEDLRRIEAVIEVLDGDASRLMVDVNGKFDLDTALEYGKAIDKYGLFWYEEVGDPLDYALNATLSEHYRNSIATGENLFSLQDARNLVRYGGMRPDRDFIQVDPALSYGLTEYRRIQDMLAQHGWSSRRCIPHGGHQFSLHIAAALKLGGNESYPGEFQPTGGFTDDAVVVNSRVAPGDLPGIGLEGKAEFYKVLRGLHE
- a CDS encoding tartrate dehydrogenase, encoding MSKPHRIAVIPGDGIGTEVVPEGLRVLDAAASAFDLNLKYEHFDYASADYYTRHGKMLPDGWFEELNQFDSIFFGAVGWPDVVPDHVSLWGSLLQFRRHFDQYVSLRPVKLLPGVPSPLTGRAPGDVDFYVVRENTEGEYSSIGGKIFEGTDRETVVQETVMTRTGVDRILKYAFDLAQSRPRKHLTSATKSNGISITMPYWDERVEAMAKGFTDLKVDKYHIDILAANFVMHPDWFDVVVASNLFGDILSDLGPACTGTIGIAPSGNINPERRFPSLFEPVHGSAPDIAGKGIANPIGQIWCAAMMLDHLREPEAAAAITTAMETVLADGLQALTPDMGGNATTKELGEAVASALTAS
- a CDS encoding GntR family transcriptional regulator; protein product: MSTNVFSSKGSLAYSELRQMILSGALAPGSRISQYELAENMQMSITPLREAIRRLSSEGLITMDTHRDSKVADMSAAEARELLEVRLSLEPSATELAAYRRTDDDVAMMRAAAEKLLPVTKVWGEDAIIAHREFHRAVYTASHNATLIKLLDDLWDKSDRYRRIGLELPSGDEPRTIDLNQHHQILELVTAGDGPGAAELARTHIANSLTASVTGALEERENASSPDLERTA
- a CDS encoding phosphoglycerate dehydrogenase; its protein translation is MARRILITTDYLHAGDAVYDLLCDHGLEPVYAPSKGSRTLEERRSLFGGISGAILASEPVTADMLSAAASLKVIARSGVGYDSIDVQAAAAQGIRVCNAPGTNHHSVAELAIGLIIMSARHLADVTTAVRQGGWPREAGHELRASTLGIIGFGPSGRATANLGAALGMNVLVSTAHPDPANTTFQFTDLDTVIAGADYLSLHTRGSQSTGKLIDAPRLQTMKPTAVLINTGRGSLVDEEALAEALSVGTIGGAALDVLESEPLPDDSPLRGLENVLITSHLAGQTIEARARAGLAAAHAVIDVLENREPAHPVDR